The Salvia miltiorrhiza cultivar Shanhuang (shh) chromosome 1, IMPLAD_Smil_shh, whole genome shotgun sequence genome has a window encoding:
- the LOC131006922 gene encoding uncharacterized protein LOC131006922 has translation MHTDFSKTHTVHETAKQRSTLVFLIFLSMAALLSSSVSASALSLFKSNPHFTKEGSRKRSISLSASSAEASQESQSTEKFGVSAKGKAPFVEPPELPYNYTLANPNGSSVVQFVQSTESNIERVIFDFRFLALLAVAGSLAGSVLCFLNGCVYIFDAYKVYWTSCVKGVHSGQMVLRLVEAIDVYLAGTVMLIFGMGLYGLFISNVPPNVPAASDRALKGSSLFGMFALKERPKWMKISSLNELKTKVGHVIVMILLVKMFERSKMVTITTGFDLLTYSVCIFLSSASLYILHNLHRSEND, from the exons ATGCACACCGACTTTTCCAAGACACATACAGTCCACGAGACTGCCAAACAAAGATCTACActtgttttcttaatttttctATCAATGGCGGCGCTGCTCTCATCTTCAGTTTCAGCCAGCGCTCTCTCGCTATTCAAATCTAATCCACACTTTACCAAGGAAGGTTCCAGAAAACGCTCAATCTCACTGTCTGCTTCCTCAGCAGAGGCTTCTCAAGAATCACAATCAACTGAAAAGTTTGGAGTTTCGGCAAAAGGGAAAGCGCCCTTTGTTGAGCCGCCGGAGTTGCCCTATAATTATACCCTCGCCAATCCGAATGGAAGCTCGGTCGTACAATTTGTACAATCTACCGAGTCCAATATTGAGAGG GTCATATTTGATTTCCGGTTTTTGGCACTCCTAGCAGTTGCCGGTTCATTGGCTGGCTCGGTGCTGTGCTTTCTCAAT GGATGCGTCTACATATTTGATGCGTACAAAGTATACTGGACGAGCTGTGTTAAAGGGGTCCATTCCGGCCAAATGGTTCTACGACTAGTTGAAGCCATTG ATGTATATCTTGCCGGGACTGTCATGTTAATATTTGGGATGGGGTTGTACGGACTCTTCATTTCAAATGTGCCCCCGAATGTCCCTGCAGCTTCTGACCGCGCGCTCAAGGGATCTTCCTTGTTCGGCATGTTTGCTTTGAAG GAGAGGCCAAAGTGGATGAAGATCAGCTCACTGAACGAGCTGAAGACGAAAGTCGGGCATGTGATAGTGATGATCCTACTGGTGAAGATGTTTGAAAGGAGCAAGATGGTAACCATAACAACCGGTTTCGACCTACTAACCTACTCGGTGTGTATATTCTTGTCTTCGGCTTCCTTGTACATCCTCCACAATCTACATAGATCGGAAAACGATTAG